GTTCCGCTTCTCGGTAAAGGTTCCCAAGGTCATCACCCACGAGCGGCGCCTTCGTGACTTCCAGGAGCCCCTCGAACGCTTCCTGGGAGAGGTGGGGCACCTGGAGGAGAAGCTGGGCTGTCTGCTCGTGCAACTCCCACCCAGCCTCGTCCTCGAGCCCGAGACGGCTCGCAGCTTCCTTGGTGAGCTCCGCTCACGGACCGCTGTCGACATCATGTGCGAGCCCCGGCATCCGACCTGGTTCTCGGAGGAGGGCTGGAGACTGATGGCGGACCATCGCGTCGGCTTCGTGCGAGCGGACCCGGCCGCCGTGCGCGCCACGCAGCCCCCGGACGGGCAGTTCGTGTACTTCCGGCTGCACGGCTCACCGAAGATCTATTACTCGGAGTACTCCGAGTCCTATCTGGATGCGCTCGCCGAGCACATCGTGGAGCACGAACGGGCGGGTCGACACGTGTGGTGCATCTTCGACAACACGGCGAGTGGAGCGGCTGTACCCAATGCGCTCTCCTTGCTGCACCGGGAAGTGTCGCGCGTTTCGCCGCGTTGACACCAATGCGAGGGACGGATGCCTCGTCCGATGAAGCCGCGGGCCGGAACAGGGCTTCGGGTCATCGAAAGGGGTGGGAAGAAGGGGTCGGCTGGAAGCGGTTGACTCAAGACCCGGCGGTGGTAGAAGCCGCGCCCCCGCTCGAAAGAGCTCCTGACCGGAAGTGGCAGTCAGGCGGCAAGAAGGTGGGAACGAAGAGTCGACTGGAAGCGGTTGACTCGAAACGCGGTGGTGGTAGAAGCCGCGCCCCCGCTCGAAGGGCTGCCTGGTTGGAAGACGGCCAGCGGGTGGGAGAAGTGGGAAGAAAGAGTCGACTGAAGCAGTTGACTCAAGACGCGGCGGTGGTAGAAGCCGCGCCCCCGCTCGAAGGGCTGCCTGGCAAGCAGGAGTTTCCAGGTGGCTGCGGAAGAGGGAACAAGAGTCGGCAGGAAGCGGTTGACTCGAAACGCGGTGGTGGTAGAAGCCGCGCCCCTCACACGGAAGCCCGCGCACTGGCGCGGAAGGCACTTCCGGGTGGGCAGCAGGAACAAGACGGAATATGGCGGTCGACGAAGCGAGTTGACAGAAGACGCGGCGGTGGTAGAAGCCGCGCCCCGACAAAGGGTAGCCCGAGAGTCGCAGCGCGGGCAGCACGGTCGGGAAAGTCAACGAAGCAGCGGTTGACACGGGAGGCGGCGAAGCGGTAGAAGCCGCGCCCCCTCGGAAGAAACAGCGGAAGCCACTGGGCGGCGCTGAAGACTCCGAGAG
The Pyxidicoccus xibeiensis DNA segment above includes these coding regions:
- a CDS encoding DUF72 domain-containing protein, producing the protein MPPSSPPERRSIGCAGWSLSSAVAEHFPTTGSHLERYARVFPAVEINSSFYRPHLPGTYARWRDSVPSAFRFSVKVPKVITHERRLRDFQEPLERFLGEVGHLEEKLGCLLVQLPPSLVLEPETARSFLGELRSRTAVDIMCEPRHPTWFSEEGWRLMADHRVGFVRADPAAVRATQPPDGQFVYFRLHGSPKIYYSEYSESYLDALAEHIVEHERAGRHVWCIFDNTASGAAVPNALSLLHREVSRVSPR